One Stenotrophomonas maltophilia DNA window includes the following coding sequences:
- a CDS encoding TonB-dependent receptor encodes MIHLHHRPLAVAVALCVTALAPLGAAAQSTTNLDAVEVTGTRIKRAEVEGQVPIQTLTRGDIERTGLTSIGEVLQQLTGSGSALNAKFNSSGNFGFPPDGSGVGAGSAQVDLRHLGAKRVLVLVDGIRWVNESSASGVGSATDLNTIPLAIVERIEVLEDGASSLYGSDAIAGVVNIITRRDFDGAQVTLNYGEYSKGDGTQKGVDLAWGKSGDRFSLFLGASWTKQDPVFAKDREQSRFPIPGTGLAFGSGGIPQGRFAFVDPNTGAEQDIVPNSGVPNPRYDGSAGCNRSDDYHCFTSADRFNFAEYNMVLTPSERKGLFGQFRFDITDNVQWYVKALGNRRESTNQAGPEPLFFGPDGATGNPLADNITVSALNPYNPFGFDLVSSGNMSLIGRRPVEGGARVFEQKVDTTYFATGLVGDFHAADRSWYWDVNGMYSKNKAEQTNYGSYNIYNVNMALGDPAICAATPGCVPLNIFGGVGSITPDMLKWIQPVVRDRSQNELSLFTANLSSELFTLPAGPVSFATGVEHRRYKGSYQPDPLTVAGHYNGVPSQPTSGSYDVNEAYLELSVPIFADSSFGKKLDLSLAGRYSDYSTFGGEFTPKYGLRWQVTDDFVLRTTYAEGFRAPSIGELYGSAARADLQLFDPCSVGLGGTPPRGSAANCAALGVPAGFQQANSQISVTTGGNRELDPERSRSFSAGFVWSPWFGNNASWSERFDVEVTFYRHAIDGAIQAINAQTQLDLCVDTLDPIYCDGITRASTGAVSSFNNRLTNLGSIKTDGWDVDLFWTLPQTSIGQFKLGWKNTFVGRYEATGAAGQKQPQKPGVEVADSSIPEWTSNASIGWTMDRWSANWTVRHISELTENCGDAAAFPVCSNQAAGTNTLSATTFHDMQVGYKIDWMKGLQLTAGLNNVFDKDPPICLSCSLNGYDASTYDIPRGRYWYLRADLRF; translated from the coding sequence ATGATTCACCTGCATCACCGCCCGTTGGCGGTTGCCGTTGCGCTGTGCGTGACGGCCTTGGCACCGTTGGGTGCCGCTGCACAATCCACCACCAACCTGGATGCGGTGGAAGTCACTGGCACCCGCATCAAGCGCGCTGAAGTCGAAGGCCAGGTGCCGATCCAGACGCTGACCCGCGGTGACATCGAGCGCACCGGCCTGACCTCGATCGGCGAGGTCCTTCAGCAGCTCACCGGGTCCGGTTCCGCGCTCAACGCCAAGTTCAACTCGTCCGGCAACTTCGGCTTCCCGCCTGACGGCAGTGGCGTGGGTGCCGGTTCCGCGCAGGTCGATCTGCGCCATCTGGGGGCCAAGCGCGTGCTGGTGCTGGTCGATGGCATCCGCTGGGTCAACGAGTCGTCCGCCTCCGGCGTCGGCTCGGCCACCGACCTCAACACCATTCCGCTGGCCATCGTCGAGCGCATCGAAGTGCTGGAAGATGGCGCATCGTCGCTATACGGCTCCGATGCCATTGCCGGTGTGGTCAACATCATCACCCGCCGTGATTTCGATGGTGCGCAGGTGACGCTGAACTACGGTGAGTACAGCAAGGGCGACGGCACGCAGAAGGGCGTGGACCTGGCCTGGGGCAAGAGCGGCGACCGCTTCAGCCTGTTCCTCGGCGCCAGCTGGACCAAGCAGGATCCGGTGTTCGCCAAGGACCGCGAGCAGTCGCGCTTCCCGATTCCCGGCACCGGGCTGGCGTTCGGCAGCGGTGGCATTCCGCAGGGCCGCTTCGCCTTCGTCGATCCCAACACCGGCGCCGAGCAGGACATCGTGCCCAACAGTGGTGTGCCCAATCCACGTTATGACGGCAGCGCCGGCTGCAACCGCAGCGACGACTACCACTGCTTCACCAGTGCCGACCGCTTCAACTTCGCCGAATACAACATGGTGCTGACGCCATCCGAGCGTAAGGGCTTGTTCGGCCAGTTCCGATTCGACATCACTGACAACGTGCAGTGGTATGTAAAGGCACTGGGCAATCGCCGCGAGTCGACCAACCAGGCAGGTCCGGAGCCGCTGTTCTTCGGCCCCGATGGCGCCACCGGCAACCCGCTGGCCGACAACATCACCGTGTCCGCGCTCAATCCATACAACCCGTTCGGTTTCGATCTGGTGTCCTCGGGCAACATGAGCCTGATCGGCCGCCGTCCGGTGGAGGGCGGTGCACGCGTGTTCGAGCAGAAGGTGGACACCACGTACTTCGCCACCGGGCTGGTCGGCGACTTCCATGCCGCCGACCGCAGCTGGTACTGGGACGTGAACGGCATGTACAGCAAGAACAAGGCCGAACAGACCAACTATGGCAGCTACAACATCTACAACGTCAACATGGCACTGGGCGATCCTGCCATCTGCGCTGCCACGCCGGGATGCGTGCCGCTGAACATCTTCGGTGGCGTGGGCTCGATCACGCCGGACATGCTGAAGTGGATCCAGCCGGTGGTGCGTGATCGCAGCCAGAACGAGCTGAGCCTGTTCACCGCCAACCTCTCCAGCGAGCTGTTCACGCTGCCGGCCGGCCCGGTGTCGTTCGCCACGGGTGTCGAACACCGCAGGTACAAGGGCTCCTACCAGCCCGATCCGTTGACGGTGGCGGGCCACTACAACGGCGTGCCGTCGCAGCCGACCTCGGGCTCCTATGACGTCAACGAAGCCTACCTGGAGCTGAGCGTACCGATCTTCGCCGACTCTTCGTTCGGCAAGAAGCTGGACCTGAGCCTGGCCGGCCGCTATTCGGACTACTCCACCTTTGGTGGTGAATTCACGCCCAAGTACGGCCTGCGCTGGCAGGTGACCGATGACTTCGTGCTGCGCACGACCTATGCCGAAGGCTTCCGCGCACCGTCGATCGGTGAGCTGTACGGCTCGGCGGCACGTGCCGACCTGCAGTTGTTCGATCCGTGCTCGGTGGGCCTGGGCGGTACGCCGCCGCGTGGCAGCGCCGCCAACTGTGCTGCGCTGGGCGTGCCGGCGGGGTTCCAGCAGGCCAACTCGCAGATCTCGGTGACCACCGGCGGCAACCGCGAGCTTGATCCGGAACGCTCGCGCAGCTTCAGCGCCGGCTTCGTGTGGAGCCCGTGGTTCGGCAACAATGCGTCGTGGTCGGAGCGCTTCGACGTGGAAGTGACCTTCTACCGCCACGCCATCGATGGTGCCATCCAGGCGATCAACGCGCAGACCCAGCTGGACCTGTGCGTGGATACGCTCGATCCGATCTACTGCGACGGCATCACCCGTGCCAGTACCGGCGCAGTGAGCAGCTTCAACAACCGCTTGACCAACCTGGGGTCGATCAAGACCGATGGCTGGGACGTGGATCTGTTCTGGACGCTGCCGCAGACCTCCATCGGCCAGTTCAAGCTGGGCTGGAAGAACACCTTCGTTGGCCGTTACGAGGCCACCGGCGCGGCTGGCCAGAAGCAGCCGCAGAAGCCGGGCGTGGAAGTGGCTGACAGTTCGATTCCGGAATGGACCAGCAACGCCAGCATCGGCTGGACGATGGACCGCTGGAGTGCCAACTGGACCGTGCGGCACATCTCCGAGCTGACCGAAAACTGCGGTGATGCCGCCGCCTTCCCGGTGTGCAGCAACCAGGCCGCTGGCACCAACACACTGTCGGCCACCACCTTCCACGACATGCAGGTGGGCTACAAGATCGACTGGATGAAGGGGCTGCAGCTGACCGCTGGCCTGAACAACGTGTTCGACAAGGATCCGCCGATCTGCCTGTCGTGCTCGTTGAACGGCTACGACGCCTCGACCTACGACATCCCGCGTGGCCGTTACTGGTACCTGCGCGCGGACCTGCGGTTCTGA
- a CDS encoding biopolymer transporter ExbD: MRYASLHGRALMSGINLAPLVDVLLVLLALVVTTLPMAQTTAVRPFEQRTVCPPGPGHTPPASIALHLDAAGGVYWNDRPLDDPALQRALAQLQQLPPALQPSLHLTTADRTEYGDMARVLLAIEGHGLRVTAQAF; encoded by the coding sequence ATGCGCTATGCGTCTTTGCACGGCCGTGCGCTGATGTCCGGCATCAATCTGGCGCCGCTGGTGGATGTGCTGCTGGTGTTGCTGGCGTTGGTGGTCACCACCTTGCCGATGGCACAGACGACGGCGGTGCGGCCGTTCGAACAGCGCACGGTGTGTCCGCCGGGGCCCGGGCACACGCCGCCGGCATCGATCGCGCTGCATCTCGACGCGGCCGGTGGCGTCTACTGGAATGACCGGCCATTGGACGACCCTGCACTGCAGCGCGCCCTTGCCCAGCTCCAGCAATTGCCACCGGCGCTCCAGCCCTCGCTGCACCTGACCACCGCCGACCGAACCGAGTACGGCGACATGGCGCGGGTGCTGCTCGCCATCGAGGGGCATGGCCTTCGCGTCACGGCGCAGGCTTTCTAG
- a CDS encoding transglycosylase SLT domain-containing protein, with translation MLGAMTRRTSTALSLLPLATTLLIGCANAQSLDAQNAQLKAAIAAAERGQFDPGQAASLSRHPAYGWLEYANLRRNIDTVDTAQAQAFLKRYDGQAVANTFRSVWLPSVARRQDWPTLLANWVPTDNAGLRCAQLTARQVTGKVDPQWISEAQDLWRKNGKSLPDGCDAVFAVLQAQGGLSDALRWERIDAAADAQQPAVMRSAARGLPATDLALANNYAAFVDKPNASALNWPRNERSRRIATDGLAKLAKADPGATEQQLPQYAQALGLSADQQGQVLYQIALWTVASYLPDSARRLNAVPESAYDERLHEWRVREAMSRGDWPAALTAIRKMGSKQRSDPRWRYFEGRMLEKTGQAQQAQPLFREAARAPTFHGFLAADKLQQGYTLCPWKPNDSSQAQAVIARDPAIQRAMALYQIDRAGWAVAEWNSALSRFDDTQRRLAVRVAQDNGWFDRAVFALGKQPQEQRLYDLRFPLHHDATIRRESARNAIDPAWVAAEIRAESTFTPRARSPANAMGLMQVLPATGAGVAKSIGLTGYGGADSLYDPDTNIAIGTAYLRQLMNKYDGLPYVTIAAYNAGPTPTARWQGQRPGFDPDLWIETISYKETREYVARVLAFSVIYDWRLNGDALPLSDRLMGRLVDKRKSFSCAANADQGGD, from the coding sequence ATGCTGGGCGCCATGACCCGACGCACTTCAACTGCCCTGTCCCTGCTGCCCTTGGCCACCACGCTGCTGATCGGCTGCGCCAATGCCCAGTCCCTCGACGCCCAGAACGCGCAGCTGAAGGCCGCGATCGCAGCCGCCGAACGCGGCCAGTTCGATCCCGGCCAGGCCGCTTCGCTCAGCCGACATCCGGCCTATGGCTGGCTGGAGTACGCCAACCTGCGCCGCAACATCGACACCGTCGATACCGCGCAGGCACAGGCCTTCCTCAAGCGCTATGACGGCCAGGCCGTGGCCAACACCTTCCGCAGCGTGTGGCTGCCCTCGGTCGCACGCCGCCAGGACTGGCCCACCCTGCTCGCCAACTGGGTTCCCACCGACAATGCCGGCCTGCGCTGTGCGCAGCTGACCGCGCGCCAGGTGACCGGCAAGGTCGATCCGCAGTGGATCAGTGAAGCGCAGGATCTGTGGCGCAAGAACGGCAAGTCGCTGCCGGACGGCTGTGATGCCGTTTTCGCCGTGCTGCAGGCGCAGGGTGGTCTGAGCGACGCCCTGCGCTGGGAACGCATTGACGCTGCCGCCGACGCCCAGCAACCCGCTGTGATGCGCAGCGCCGCACGTGGTCTGCCCGCCACCGACCTGGCACTGGCGAACAATTACGCTGCCTTTGTCGACAAGCCCAATGCCAGCGCGTTGAACTGGCCGCGCAACGAGCGTAGCCGGCGTATCGCCACCGATGGCCTGGCCAAGCTGGCCAAGGCCGATCCCGGCGCCACCGAACAGCAGCTGCCGCAGTACGCGCAGGCACTGGGCCTGAGTGCCGACCAGCAGGGCCAGGTGCTGTACCAGATCGCATTGTGGACGGTAGCGTCCTACCTTCCGGATTCGGCGCGCCGCCTCAACGCGGTACCCGAATCGGCGTATGACGAGCGCCTGCACGAATGGCGCGTGCGCGAAGCGATGTCGCGCGGTGACTGGCCGGCGGCGCTGACCGCGATCCGCAAGATGGGCAGCAAGCAGCGCAGCGACCCACGCTGGCGCTACTTCGAAGGCCGCATGCTGGAGAAGACCGGCCAGGCCCAGCAGGCGCAGCCGCTGTTCCGCGAGGCCGCGCGCGCACCGACCTTCCACGGTTTCCTGGCCGCCGACAAGCTGCAGCAGGGCTACACGCTGTGCCCGTGGAAGCCGAACGACAGCTCGCAGGCGCAGGCGGTGATCGCGCGCGATCCGGCGATCCAGCGCGCGATGGCGCTGTACCAGATCGACCGCGCCGGCTGGGCCGTGGCCGAATGGAACAGCGCGCTGTCGCGCTTCGATGACACCCAGCGCCGCCTCGCCGTACGCGTCGCGCAGGACAACGGCTGGTTCGACCGCGCCGTGTTCGCGCTCGGCAAGCAGCCGCAGGAGCAGCGCCTGTACGACCTGCGCTTCCCGCTGCACCACGACGCCACCATCCGCCGCGAATCGGCGCGCAACGCGATCGATCCGGCCTGGGTGGCCGCGGAGATCCGTGCCGAGAGCACCTTCACCCCACGCGCGCGCTCGCCTGCCAACGCCATGGGCCTGATGCAGGTGCTGCCGGCCACCGGTGCCGGCGTGGCCAAGTCGATCGGCCTGACCGGCTACGGCGGTGCCGACAGCCTGTACGACCCGGACACCAACATCGCCATCGGTACCGCCTACCTGCGCCAGCTGATGAACAAGTACGACGGCCTGCCGTACGTGACCATCGCCGCCTACAACGCCGGCCCGACCCCGACCGCGCGCTGGCAGGGCCAGCGCCCGGGCTTTGATCCGGACCTGTGGATCGAGACCATCAGCTACAAGGAAACCCGCGAGTACGTCGCCCGCGTGCTGGCCTTCAGCGTGATCTACGACTGGCGCCTCAACGGCGATGCGCTGCCGCTGAGCGACCGCCTGATGGGCCGCTTGGTGGACAAGCGCAAAAGCTTCAGCTGCGCCGCCAACGCCGACCAGGGCGGCGATTGA
- a CDS encoding multifunctional CCA addition/repair protein produces the protein MKIYLVGGAVRDRLLQRPAGDRDWVVVGATPAQMEAQGYTAVGRDFPVFLHPKTGEEYALARTERKSGRGYRGFVVDADPAVTLEEDLQRRDFTINAIACDEETGTLVDPYGGVRDLEQRVLRHVGPAFVEDPLRVLRAARFMARFAPLGFTVAEETMALMREVAASGELDALVPERVWQELRKALVSERPSAFLHTLHDAQALGPILPELEALYGVPQRAEFHPEVDTGIHQEMVSDMAAKLAPGDDLVGFAALTHDLGKGLTPPEEWPRHIMHEQRGIKPLKALCARLKIPTEHQQLAEAVCREHLNVHRIDELRDATVLELLGRCDALRRPERVARIALCCEADKRGRLGFEDADYPQGETLKRLHQAALSVQARDLDTTHLKGPAIGEALAKARVKAIAAAR, from the coding sequence ATGAAGATCTATCTTGTCGGCGGCGCCGTGCGCGACCGCCTGCTGCAGCGCCCTGCCGGCGACCGTGACTGGGTGGTGGTCGGCGCCACGCCCGCGCAGATGGAAGCGCAGGGCTACACCGCCGTCGGCCGCGATTTCCCGGTGTTCCTGCACCCGAAGACCGGCGAGGAATACGCGCTGGCGCGCACCGAGCGCAAATCCGGTCGTGGCTATCGCGGCTTCGTGGTCGATGCCGATCCGGCGGTGACGCTGGAAGAGGATCTGCAGCGGCGCGACTTCACCATCAACGCGATCGCCTGCGATGAGGAGACCGGCACGCTGGTCGATCCTTACGGTGGCGTTCGCGATCTTGAGCAGCGCGTGTTGCGCCACGTCGGCCCTGCGTTCGTGGAAGATCCACTGCGCGTGCTGCGCGCGGCGCGCTTCATGGCGCGCTTCGCGCCACTGGGCTTCACCGTCGCCGAAGAGACCATGGCGCTGATGCGCGAGGTCGCCGCCAGTGGTGAGCTGGACGCGCTGGTGCCCGAGCGCGTCTGGCAGGAACTGCGCAAGGCGCTGGTCAGTGAACGGCCCTCCGCCTTCCTGCACACGCTGCACGATGCGCAGGCGCTGGGCCCGATCCTGCCCGAGCTGGAAGCGCTGTACGGCGTGCCGCAGCGTGCCGAATTCCACCCGGAAGTCGATACCGGCATCCACCAGGAAATGGTCAGCGACATGGCCGCGAAACTGGCACCGGGTGATGACCTGGTCGGCTTCGCTGCGCTCACCCACGACCTCGGCAAGGGCCTGACCCCGCCGGAGGAATGGCCGCGCCACATCATGCACGAGCAACGCGGCATCAAGCCGCTTAAGGCATTGTGCGCGCGGTTGAAGATTCCCACCGAGCACCAGCAGCTGGCCGAAGCGGTGTGCCGCGAACACTTGAACGTGCACCGCATCGACGAACTGCGCGATGCCACCGTGCTGGAACTGCTGGGCCGCTGTGATGCGCTGCGCAGGCCGGAACGCGTGGCTCGTATCGCACTGTGCTGCGAGGCCGACAAGCGCGGCCGGCTCGGTTTCGAGGATGCCGACTACCCACAGGGCGAAACGCTCAAGCGCCTGCACCAGGCGGCGCTGTCAGTGCAGGCGCGGGACCTGGACACCACGCACCTGAAGGGCCCGGCCATCGGTGAGGCACTGGCCAAGGCGCGGGTGAAAGCCATCGCCGCCGCCCGCTGA
- a CDS encoding SseB family protein: MDHDTPFEPLNDLEVRLLQAQDGTLTAAQFLDGLLTSTAFVLLDKAIGEDGAWDESISPLVLTSESGEPMFAVFTAPERAGLWHEQLPQFAHAMPIAVHALLAGIGDGVGLVLNPGLDVGMEMIPDAVAQLKQRAAAITRGMAH, translated from the coding sequence ATGGACCACGACACCCCGTTCGAACCCCTCAACGACCTCGAGGTACGCCTGCTGCAGGCCCAGGACGGCACGCTGACCGCAGCGCAGTTCCTCGATGGCCTGTTGACCTCGACGGCGTTCGTGCTGCTGGACAAGGCCATTGGCGAAGACGGCGCCTGGGACGAGAGCATCTCGCCGCTGGTGCTGACCAGCGAGAGCGGCGAGCCGATGTTCGCGGTGTTCACCGCCCCCGAGCGCGCTGGGCTGTGGCACGAGCAGCTGCCGCAGTTTGCCCATGCCATGCCGATCGCGGTGCACGCGCTGCTGGCCGGTATCGGCGATGGCGTCGGCCTGGTGCTGAACCCGGGCCTGGACGTGGGCATGGAGATGATTCCCGATGCCGTGGCCCAGTTGAAGCAGCGTGCGGCGGCGATTACCCGCGGCATGGCGCACTGA
- a CDS encoding helix-turn-helix domain-containing protein, whose amino-acid sequence MNIQPIRTEIDYENALREISAYVDNEPEPGSEDGDRFEILVTLVEAYEAKHHPIEPPDPIDAIRFRMEQGGLTVKDLVPSIGQLNRVYEVLNRKRGLTLEMIRKLHRNLGIPAESLIGR is encoded by the coding sequence ATGAACATCCAGCCCATCCGTACGGAAATCGACTACGAAAACGCTCTGCGCGAGATTTCGGCCTATGTGGACAACGAGCCGGAGCCGGGGAGCGAGGATGGCGATCGATTCGAAATTCTCGTAACGCTGGTTGAAGCCTACGAAGCGAAGCACCACCCGATCGAACCGCCAGATCCCATCGATGCAATCCGCTTCCGCATGGAGCAGGGCGGTCTGACCGTGAAGGATCTGGTGCCGTCCATCGGCCAGCTCAACCGTGTCTACGAGGTGTTGAATCGCAAGCGCGGTCTGACTCTGGAAATGATCCGGAAGCTTCACCGCAACCTGGGCATTCCCGCGGAAAGTCTCATCGGCCGCTGA
- a CDS encoding type II toxin-antitoxin system HigB family toxin — protein MKVVALATLKRFWERHPDSEAALRSWYDEVRHAEWDTPHDVRQRYASASFVANSRVVFNIKGNSYRLIVAVGYRFQVVYIKFVGTHAEYDRIDADTVELL, from the coding sequence ATGAAAGTGGTTGCTTTGGCGACGCTGAAACGATTCTGGGAACGCCACCCTGATTCGGAAGCAGCGCTGAGGTCCTGGTACGACGAAGTCAGGCACGCCGAATGGGACACGCCGCACGATGTACGCCAACGTTATGCAAGCGCCAGTTTCGTGGCGAACAGTCGAGTGGTGTTCAACATAAAGGGCAACAGCTACCGGCTTATCGTCGCTGTGGGTTACAGGTTTCAAGTGGTCTACATCAAGTTCGTTGGCACCCACGCCGAGTACGACCGGATCGACGCCGACACTGTGGAGCTTCTATGA
- a CDS encoding S41 family peptidase has protein sequence MLDPRNVRATMLATLLLSSSVAVAEEIVELPSPEAREQMLQLLETQSLYRGRVDWNDVRTRLTAAGDDRAQQRRVLDEAAARSSGGHGRWFSPGEQRQRSERAQRLNATQATELAAPSHVNPRIGVLRVSPFVEDLQRSEPERYEARKVYALALQERIAGLDDGTRCGWVVDVSSNGGGNMWPMLLGLLPLLHGTPDTQGALIGAFRSANGLLWWRQAEGEVVQGNASMLRSRQGAYRLRAGTAPVAVVMGAGTASSGEAVALAFRGQPGSRSFGQPSAGFSTGNRPMTLVDGTTLLMTHNVMTDRNGQGDGGRMQPDQATASGPATLAAAQAWLLAQPACQGG, from the coding sequence ATGCTGGACCCAAGGAATGTTCGTGCCACCATGCTCGCCACGCTACTGCTTTCATCTTCGGTCGCTGTTGCAGAGGAAATAGTGGAGCTGCCGTCGCCCGAAGCGCGTGAGCAGATGCTGCAATTGTTGGAAACCCAGTCTTTGTACCGTGGCCGCGTCGATTGGAACGACGTGCGCACCCGCCTGACCGCTGCAGGCGATGACCGCGCGCAACAGCGCCGTGTTCTGGATGAGGCCGCCGCACGCAGCAGCGGAGGTCACGGCCGTTGGTTTTCACCAGGCGAGCAGCGTCAGCGCTCCGAACGTGCTCAGCGCTTGAATGCGACTCAGGCGACCGAACTCGCTGCCCCCAGTCATGTCAATCCCCGCATCGGCGTGCTGCGGGTCAGCCCCTTTGTGGAAGACCTGCAACGCAGCGAACCGGAACGCTATGAAGCACGCAAGGTCTACGCGCTGGCGTTGCAGGAGCGTATCGCCGGCCTGGATGACGGCACGCGGTGCGGCTGGGTAGTGGATGTAAGCAGTAATGGTGGCGGCAACATGTGGCCGATGTTGTTGGGTTTGTTGCCATTGCTGCATGGAACGCCGGATACGCAGGGGGCGTTGATCGGCGCCTTCCGTAGTGCCAATGGATTGCTGTGGTGGCGGCAGGCGGAAGGTGAAGTTGTGCAAGGCAATGCCTCGATGCTGCGTTCACGACAGGGCGCGTATCGATTGCGTGCGGGCACAGCACCGGTGGCGGTGGTGATGGGGGCCGGTACGGCAAGCTCCGGCGAAGCAGTGGCACTCGCGTTTCGAGGGCAACCGGGGAGTCGCAGTTTCGGTCAGCCCAGCGCAGGCTTTTCTACCGGCAATCGACCCATGACGCTGGTGGACGGTACCACTTTGTTGATGACCCACAATGTGATGACTGACCGCAACGGGCAGGGCGACGGCGGCAGAATGCAGCCGGATCAGGCTACCGCCAGCGGACCGGCCACCTTGGCTGCGGCCCAAGCCTGGCTGCTGGCCCAGCCCGCCTGCCAGGGTGGCTGA
- a CDS encoding IS110 family transposase, translating to MSDRHAVGIDTDSRTLVVACHGTKGSIRIANSASAINKWLSSLPAKSRIGVEATNRYHELVVHAAQKADHAVFVLNPRDIKHYAKGVACRGKTDSGDAQVIARYIAKEADNLHEHVARSPEQERLHVLLQQRDSLVRSKAKLNLSLGAGASESALFGRIFSSLKEAIAMLDQQIQQLCRSGQQRDLYRRIMTIPGIGPTVAAFVTHHITRWPLANSDAWIACTGLDPRPNESGARIGRRRLSKRGNASLRQILYMAAMGLTRSKGGKPLYLAIRERGHSSTASFNILARKLAKIAWGVFKSGKDFDPAMLKVGQTCFQQA from the coding sequence ATGTCAGATCGTCACGCTGTCGGTATCGATACCGATTCAAGGACCCTGGTGGTGGCGTGCCACGGCACCAAGGGCAGCATCCGAATCGCCAATTCAGCCTCGGCCATCAACAAATGGCTGTCCAGCCTGCCCGCGAAGTCCCGTATTGGCGTTGAGGCAACCAACCGCTACCACGAGCTTGTGGTTCACGCTGCCCAGAAGGCCGATCACGCCGTCTTCGTGCTCAATCCTCGCGATATCAAGCACTACGCCAAGGGCGTGGCCTGCCGCGGCAAGACCGACTCCGGCGATGCCCAGGTCATTGCGCGCTACATCGCCAAAGAGGCCGACAATCTGCACGAGCATGTCGCTCGCTCGCCCGAGCAGGAGCGGCTGCACGTGCTGCTCCAGCAACGTGACAGTCTGGTCCGGAGCAAGGCGAAGTTGAATCTCTCTCTGGGCGCGGGGGCGTCGGAGTCCGCCCTCTTTGGGCGCATTTTCAGTAGCCTGAAAGAGGCCATTGCCATGCTGGACCAGCAGATTCAGCAGCTGTGTCGCAGCGGCCAACAGCGCGACCTGTACCGGCGGATCATGACCATCCCCGGGATCGGGCCGACGGTGGCTGCCTTCGTCACCCATCACATCACCCGCTGGCCGCTGGCCAACTCCGACGCTTGGATCGCCTGCACCGGTCTGGATCCGCGACCCAACGAGTCCGGCGCACGGATCGGCCGACGCCGATTGTCCAAACGAGGCAATGCCAGCCTGCGCCAGATCCTCTACATGGCCGCCATGGGCCTGACCCGATCCAAAGGCGGCAAGCCTCTCTACCTCGCCATCCGCGAGCGCGGACACAGCAGCACCGCCAGCTTCAACATCCTGGCCAGAAAGCTGGCCAAGATCGCCTGGGGCGTCTTCAAGAGCGGCAAGGATTTCGATCCCGCCATGCTGAAGGTGGGTCAAACCTGCTTCCAGCAGGCTTGA